The following nucleotide sequence is from Salvia splendens isolate huo1 chromosome 2, SspV2, whole genome shotgun sequence.
ATTTGACTCCTTTACGGAGGCAAGAATCTCGCTGCTGTTGAAGCCGAGCCTCTGGAACGCCATCAGTCTCCATGGCCAAGCTCCATTGGCTCGTTCGAGCCTCTCCTTGAAGCAGAAGCTGCTGCTTTCATCTTGCCAAATCGGGTAAAGAAACCGGACACCAACACCAGCTACGAAGAGAGCTACTAGAGTTGAGAGGCCTATTATCCATCCTCTAACAATGTGCTTCTTCTTCTCCAGGTTTGATGCAAATGCTGCTGCATTCTTTGAGCAAGGTGGGAGCACGCCGCCACACAGAGCAACATTACCAGCTAGATCATCGGGATTGATGGTATGCAGCATACCATTCGAAGGGACTGCTCCTACTAGCTTGTTGTAAGAGACAttgagcatctccaatgctggtGAGTTGCCAAAATCTTGAGGAATTTCTCCAGTTAGAGAGTTGTTTGATAGATCCAAAACAGCCAATGTAGGCATCTTGGCAATGGATTTCGGGATCTCCCCGCTTAGCTCGTTGTCTCGGAGATTCAGATTCACGAGCTTATCACACGAGGCTATGCTGGTTGGAATGCTTCCAACGAAATGGTTGGAGGAGAGATCCATCACAGAGAGGGAAGGGCAGTCTTGGAACTGATCCGGGATCTCTCCCgtcaagctgtttcccgaggcAATGAAGCTTTGCAGAGATGGGATGGTGAGGATGGAGGGAGGCAATGAGGACTGGAGGTGGTTTCTTGATATGTCAATGGAGGAGAGAGAAGTGGAAGTGGAGAGATCAGTTGGGATTTGACCTGTGAGGCTGTTGTTTGCTAGTTCAAGCCTTTGAAGCTTCCCAAGCTTCCCAAATCCAACTGGGATTGTCCCAGATAGGAGATTGTTCTGCATCCTCACTCGAACCAACGATGTACATGTCGATAGACTGGCTGGAATCGGGCCAGAAAACGCGTTGTTGAAGAGGATGAGCTTTGTGAGGTTACCCCTGCTGCAGAGAGTGGTTGGGATGAGGCCAGTGATTGAGTTGGATGAGATATCCAGCCACTGCAGAGGCATATCCCTGCCTAGATCACGTGGCAACGGACCCGAAAATGTGTTGTTCCATAGCTCAAGCACTGTTAGCTGAGTCAGTGTAGTGATGGATGCAGGAACTGCACCAGAGAGCTCATTGCACATGAGATTCAGCAGCTGCAAGTTTTTGAGATCGCCTATCCGGGCCGGGATTTCCCCAGACAATGCGTTGTCAGACAAGTCGAGCAGCTGCAGTGAGGCCATGCCACTGATCTCAGGTGGGATCCTCCCTTCAAGATTGTTCTTGTACAAGAACAATGTGGTGAGCTCCTTCAGCTCTCCGAGCTCTGCTGGGATCCGGCCTCGGAGATTCGCTACAGCAAGATCAAGATACTTGAGGCTACTGAGGTTTCCAAACTGTGATGGAATCCCACCTTCAAACTCATTGTATCCCAACACAGCAGTCTCCAAAGATGTCATCTCACCAATCTCTAATGGTATTTTGCCAGTGAGATTATTCCCAGAGAGGCCAAGAAATTTCAATCTGTTCAAACTCATGTAAGCTGTTGGAATGCTGCCTTGGAAAAAGTTCCCTCTGACGTCGAGGCTCTCCAAGAGTGTCGCGTTTGCAAGATCCCTGGGGAGGTAGCCGGAGAAGTTGTTACCCGAGGCATTGAC
It contains:
- the LOC121771811 gene encoding MDIS1-interacting receptor like kinase 1-like, with product MKLRTIIPLLFLFYTCVSSQPINRDEASILLSIKASFIDPLNHLNTWESSTNASLHCSWSGVQCSLNGAVVELNLSHMNLSGRVPDEIQLLQSLTSLNLSSNAFACPLPLSLANLTALEAIDLSQNYFTDQFPSGLGSAPGLVSVNASGNNFSGYLPRDLANATLLESLDVRGNFFQGSIPTAYMSLNRLKFLGLSGNNLTGKIPLEIGEMTSLETAVLGYNEFEGGIPSQFGNLSSLKYLDLAVANLRGRIPAELGELKELTTLFLYKNNLEGRIPPEISGMASLQLLDLSDNALSGEIPARIGDLKNLQLLNLMCNELSGAVPASITTLTQLTVLELWNNTFSGPLPRDLGRDMPLQWLDISSNSITGLIPTTLCSRGNLTKLILFNNAFSGPIPASLSTCTSLVRVRMQNNLLSGTIPVGFGKLGKLQRLELANNSLTGQIPTDLSTSTSLSSIDISRNHLQSSLPPSILTIPSLQSFIASGNSLTGEIPDQFQDCPSLSVMDLSSNHFVGSIPTSIASCDKLVNLNLRDNELSGEIPKSIAKMPTLAVLDLSNNSLTGEIPQDFGNSPALEMLNVSYNKLVGAVPSNGMLHTINPDDLAGNVALCGGVLPPCSKNAAAFASNLEKKKHIVRGWIIGLSTLVALFVAGVGVRFLYPIWQDESSSFCFKERLERANGAWPWRLMAFQRLGFNSSEILASVKESNVIGMGATGTVYKAEIQRLNTTVAVKKLWRWRKSDGDDDVEVGGSDDLVGEVNLLGRLRHRNIVRLLGFLHNDSDAMIIYEFMVNGSLGEALHRKKAGVLMVDWVTRYNIAIGVAQGLAYLHHDCHPPVIHRDVKSNNILLNANLEARLADFGLAKMMMKKNETVSVVAGSYGYIAPEYGYTLKVDEKSDIYSYGVVLMELVTGKRPLEEAEFGGCVDIVEWIRGKTRKEGGLEETLDPSICNAKHVAEEMLLVLRLAILCTAKQPRDRPSMRDVVSMLAEAKPRRKTAASDENRAVFTAASSSVNHV